The genomic window AACCCCTCCACCAAATCCCGTTAATCTATAAGGCAAAAGGTACGAACCAGGCATCCTTCTCAGTACACTGGCAGCAGTTTTGTAGTGAATTCAATACCTGTTTCTCTATCGCCAACCGGCATCTGGGGGTATCTCCTAAACCAAAGAATTTTGCGTTTAACTCATTGCTGGTATTTTGTCCAAAGCTGGCACGAGAGATTGTAGGGGATAAGCAGAAATCACCGGCCCTCAGAGTAGTGGGCTATGAACAACCTACCTTGGAAAACTGGACAGAATTCTTTGTTGGGACTAATGCCACCACAAAACAATTTGTCTGGCAAGGGCTAACACCGAATGAACCGTTGCAAATGCCGGCATTACC from Ancylothrix sp. D3o includes these protein-coding regions:
- a CDS encoding DUF5895 domain-containing protein, with the protein product MAGFLGFKQYAEKTPNNSVISYPSLKWHPAGWSDFDESQITDYTFQSGVIEKGLLLQNPRMLVCPKSPLLAVDRQQTKETQSTVILGEYRHYKGQENVTNVQFFQIFLLNQQNQPLHQIPLIYKAKGTNQASFSVHWQQFCSEFNTCFSIANRHLGVSPKPKNFAFNSLLVFCPKLAREIVGDKQKSPALRVVGYEQPTLENWTEFFVGTNATTKQFVWQGLTPNEPLQMPALP